The following are from one region of the Amycolatopsis sp. QT-25 genome:
- a CDS encoding DUF305 domain-containing protein, which yields MSHAVLRLLPAVALAAVALGGCSDEAPRSQTAPSGSSPMAHQSAVPFNDADVAFARQALAHHQQGVDLASLAETRAENDRLKALAKRIIDTHEPEVARLSGLIEAWGQPAPDDPNLEHVQRDGYLGPGDMAQLAGLSGKDFDRQFVTRLIRQREAGVRIAEAETQHGRNPDARDLAATTSRSQQQEIDDLRGLQQG from the coding sequence ATGTCGCACGCCGTCCTCCGGCTCCTGCCCGCCGTCGCCCTGGCCGCCGTCGCGCTCGGGGGCTGCTCGGACGAGGCACCCCGGTCGCAGACGGCGCCTTCCGGGTCTTCACCGATGGCGCACCAGTCCGCCGTCCCGTTCAACGACGCCGACGTCGCGTTCGCGCGGCAGGCGCTCGCGCACCACCAGCAGGGCGTGGATCTGGCTTCACTGGCGGAAACCCGCGCGGAGAACGATCGGCTGAAGGCGCTCGCCAAGCGGATCATCGACACGCACGAACCGGAGGTCGCGCGGCTCTCCGGGCTCATCGAGGCGTGGGGCCAGCCCGCACCGGACGACCCGAACCTCGAACACGTCCAGCGTGACGGGTACCTCGGCCCCGGCGACATGGCGCAGTTGGCGGGACTGTCCGGAAAGGACTTCGACCGCCAGTTCGTCACCCGGCTGATCCGCCAGCGCGAGGCGGGCGTCCGTATCGCCGAAGCCGAAACCCAGCACGGCCGCAATCCGGACGCCCGCGACCTCGCCGCGACGACGTCGCGTTCGCAGCAGCAGGAGATCGACGACCTACGGGGCCTTCAGCAGGGTTGA
- a CDS encoding ribonuclease J gives MSSLSTGPGPTTPPPALPEGALRVVALGGIGEVGRNMTVFEFGGRLLIVDCGVLFPEDDQPGVDLILPDFRAIEDRLEDIDGLVLTHGHEDHIGAVPFLLRLFPDLKIYGSRFTNALLAAKAKEHRQRPNLIEVREGERRQVGTFDLEFFAVNHSIPDALAVAIRTPAGVVLHTGDIKLDQLPLDGRLTDLAGFSRLGDEGVDLFCVDSTNAEVPGFVMPERDIGPVLDDVVRRVDQRVIVACFASHVHRVQQVLDAATRHGRRVAFVGRSMVRNMGIAADLGLLNVPDGLLVNLDQASDLPESKVLFVSTGSQGEPLSALSRMARGEHRQISIRAGDTVVLASSMIPGNETAVFGVVNGLTRLGANVVHQGNAKVHVSGHASAGELLYLYNAVRPSNVMPVHGEWKHLRANGELAVRTGVAPENVVIAEDGVVVDLVDGKATRTGRVEVGHVYVDGLSVGDVGESTLSDRLVLGEGGFIAITVAVDTSTGRAVTRPTVSGRGFSDDPKALDAVLPMVEMELARTEAEGITDTHRIAQAVRRVVGRWVADTYRRRPMIVPTVIPV, from the coding sequence GTGAGTTCATTGTCAACCGGACCCGGACCGACCACCCCGCCGCCGGCGCTGCCCGAAGGCGCCTTGCGCGTCGTGGCGCTCGGCGGGATCGGCGAAGTCGGCCGCAACATGACCGTCTTCGAGTTCGGCGGCCGTCTGCTGATCGTCGACTGCGGGGTGCTCTTCCCCGAAGACGACCAGCCCGGCGTCGACCTGATCCTGCCCGACTTCCGCGCGATCGAAGACCGCCTCGAGGACATCGACGGCCTCGTCCTCACCCACGGGCACGAGGACCACATCGGCGCCGTCCCGTTCCTGCTGCGGCTCTTCCCGGACCTGAAGATCTACGGCTCCCGGTTCACGAACGCGCTGCTCGCGGCCAAGGCCAAGGAGCACCGTCAGCGGCCGAACCTGATCGAGGTCCGCGAGGGCGAGCGCCGCCAGGTGGGCACGTTCGACCTCGAGTTCTTCGCGGTCAACCACTCGATCCCGGACGCGCTCGCGGTGGCCATCCGCACGCCGGCGGGGGTCGTGCTGCACACCGGTGACATCAAGCTCGACCAGCTCCCGCTCGACGGCAGGCTGACCGACCTCGCCGGGTTCTCCCGGCTCGGCGACGAGGGCGTGGACCTGTTCTGCGTCGACTCCACCAACGCCGAGGTGCCCGGGTTCGTCATGCCGGAACGCGACATCGGGCCGGTACTCGACGACGTCGTCCGCCGGGTCGACCAGCGCGTCATCGTCGCCTGCTTCGCGAGCCACGTGCACCGCGTCCAGCAGGTGCTCGACGCCGCCACCCGGCACGGCCGCCGGGTCGCCTTCGTCGGCCGGTCGATGGTCCGGAACATGGGGATCGCCGCCGACCTGGGCCTGCTGAACGTGCCGGACGGCCTGCTGGTCAACCTCGACCAGGCCAGCGACCTGCCCGAGAGCAAGGTGCTGTTCGTGTCGACCGGTTCGCAGGGCGAGCCGCTTTCGGCGTTGTCGAGGATGGCGCGCGGCGAGCACCGGCAGATCTCCATCCGCGCCGGCGACACCGTCGTGCTGGCCAGCTCGATGATCCCGGGCAACGAGACCGCCGTCTTCGGCGTCGTCAACGGCCTCACCCGGCTCGGCGCGAACGTCGTGCACCAGGGCAACGCCAAGGTGCACGTGTCCGGGCACGCGTCCGCGGGCGAGCTGCTGTACCTGTACAACGCGGTGCGCCCCAGCAACGTCATGCCGGTGCACGGCGAGTGGAAGCACCTGCGTGCCAACGGCGAACTGGCCGTGCGCACCGGTGTCGCGCCGGAGAACGTGGTCATCGCCGAGGACGGCGTCGTGGTCGACCTCGTCGACGGCAAGGCCACGCGGACCGGCCGCGTCGAGGTCGGGCACGTGTACGTCGACGGCCTCTCGGTCGGCGACGTCGGCGAGTCGACGCTGTCCGACAGGCTCGTGCTCGGTGAGGGCGGCTTCATCGCCATCACCGTGGCCGTGGACACCAGCACCGGCCGCGCGGTGACCCGTCCGACGGTGTCCGGACGCGGGTTCTCCGACGACCCCAAGGCACTTGACGCCGTGCTCCCGATGGTGGAGATGGAACTCGCCAGGACCGAGGCCGAGGGCATCACCGACACCCACCGCATCGCCCAAGCCGTCCGCCGCGTCGTCGGCCGCTGGGTCGCCGACACCTACCGGCGCCGTCCGATGATCGTGCCGACGGTCATCCCCGTCTAG
- a CDS encoding alpha/beta hydrolase — MLTWGDVRRWDPAAIGRVADALNDGCTRIIAANDDVGAMSRFTGWTGEAATTASIRGESLISTLERLVAEASAVRRGAHEVQIALDRIVAFVPETDELAYRSGLAIGPGGELSVSVALPDQARVLAELADRIEQGLRRAADVDADFAAILGRALRGEITDQDGGTLAQAADAGAARSGLSIIGPPENGSPGDNKAWWASLSDTAKVALLQENPGLVGNLDGIPAVDRDAANRAVLAREIARLRGDPKLQGLEAIERRLARSEPQAFLLGLDTSGDGKAIVSAGNPDTAANVATYVPGTGSELAKIGGDLDRSDKMWAAATTSGSPSTAVITWLGYDAPNEITDAASDEYADGGKAALAGFQDGLRETHQGPPSHNTVLGHSYGTTVVGYAAVDGGLAADELVFVASPGVGAHDVGDLHLDGVNQAEIGKHVHATVAEHDMINLANVEIAGYDPILGQDPADADFGGQVFTSAPGTDGWSGYSTEAHSEYWEDNNPALRNVGLIIAGKPAS, encoded by the coding sequence ATGCTCACCTGGGGTGACGTTCGCCGATGGGATCCGGCCGCGATCGGCCGCGTGGCCGACGCGCTCAACGACGGCTGCACCCGGATCATCGCCGCGAACGACGACGTCGGAGCCATGTCCCGCTTCACGGGCTGGACCGGCGAGGCGGCCACCACCGCGTCGATCCGGGGCGAATCGCTGATCTCCACCCTGGAGCGGCTCGTCGCCGAGGCGTCCGCGGTCCGGCGGGGTGCCCACGAAGTGCAGATCGCGCTCGACCGGATCGTCGCGTTCGTGCCGGAGACCGACGAACTGGCGTACCGGAGCGGCCTGGCCATCGGTCCCGGCGGCGAGCTTTCCGTCAGTGTCGCGCTGCCTGACCAGGCTCGCGTGCTGGCGGAACTGGCCGACCGGATCGAACAGGGCCTGCGTCGCGCGGCGGACGTCGACGCCGATTTCGCCGCGATCCTGGGCCGGGCTCTTCGCGGTGAGATCACCGATCAGGATGGCGGCACCCTGGCCCAAGCGGCGGACGCCGGTGCGGCGCGAAGCGGCCTGTCGATCATCGGACCACCGGAGAACGGCTCCCCCGGTGACAACAAGGCCTGGTGGGCGAGCCTGTCGGATACGGCGAAAGTCGCGCTGTTGCAGGAAAATCCGGGGCTCGTCGGCAATCTCGACGGCATCCCGGCTGTCGACCGCGACGCCGCCAACCGCGCCGTCCTCGCCCGCGAGATCGCCCGGCTTCGAGGCGATCCCAAACTCCAGGGACTGGAAGCCATCGAACGACGGCTGGCCCGGTCGGAGCCGCAGGCGTTCCTGCTGGGGCTGGACACCAGCGGCGACGGGAAGGCGATCGTCTCCGCGGGAAATCCCGACACCGCGGCGAATGTGGCGACCTACGTGCCGGGGACCGGTTCGGAACTGGCGAAGATCGGCGGCGATCTCGACCGTTCCGACAAGATGTGGGCCGCGGCGACCACGTCGGGCTCACCGTCGACCGCGGTGATCACCTGGCTCGGCTATGACGCGCCGAACGAGATCACCGACGCCGCGAGCGACGAGTACGCCGACGGCGGCAAGGCGGCCCTCGCCGGATTCCAGGACGGACTACGGGAAACACACCAAGGACCGCCCTCGCACAACACGGTGCTGGGCCACAGCTACGGCACCACCGTCGTGGGGTACGCGGCCGTCGACGGCGGCCTCGCCGCGGACGAGCTCGTCTTCGTGGCGAGCCCCGGTGTCGGCGCGCACGACGTCGGCGACCTGCACCTCGACGGGGTGAATCAGGCCGAGATCGGCAAGCACGTGCACGCGACCGTGGCCGAACACGACATGATCAACCTGGCCAACGTCGAGATCGCCGGCTACGACCCGATCCTCGGCCAGGACCCGGCCGACGCGGACTTCGGCGGGCAGGTGTTCACTTCGGCGCCGGGTACGGACGGGTGGAGTGGGTACAGCACGGAGGCGCACAGCGAATACTGGGAAGACAACAACCCGGCGCTCCGGAACGTCGGCCTGATCATCGCGGGGAAGCCCGCCTCGTGA
- the wrbA gene encoding NAD(P)H:quinone oxidoreductase, which produces MSTRILVVYYSATGNTAKLATALAGGAREAGAEARVRTVPETAPPGAVASNPRWQAWVDAGPHHETATLDDLAWADGFAAGSPTRFGGPAAQLKSFLDSTGGLWAKGKLVNKVATSFTTASTAHGGLESTVLATNNIFYHWGAIVLPLGYTDPRLLDSGNPYGGSFVSRASAEPDELALDALRLQGRRLAAVSRYIADGLFKDG; this is translated from the coding sequence GTGAGCACCCGCATCCTCGTCGTCTACTACAGCGCGACCGGAAACACCGCGAAACTCGCCACGGCGCTGGCCGGCGGCGCCCGCGAGGCCGGAGCCGAGGCCCGTGTCCGCACGGTTCCCGAAACCGCCCCGCCCGGCGCGGTGGCGAGCAATCCGCGCTGGCAGGCGTGGGTGGACGCGGGGCCGCACCACGAGACGGCGACACTGGACGACCTGGCGTGGGCCGACGGTTTCGCGGCCGGGAGTCCGACCCGGTTCGGCGGCCCCGCCGCCCAGCTGAAATCCTTTTTGGACAGCACCGGTGGCCTGTGGGCCAAGGGAAAGCTGGTGAACAAGGTCGCGACGTCGTTCACCACCGCGTCCACCGCGCACGGCGGGCTCGAGTCGACCGTGCTGGCGACGAACAACATCTTCTACCACTGGGGCGCCATCGTCCTGCCGCTCGGCTACACCGACCCGCGACTGCTCGACTCGGGCAATCCGTACGGCGGCTCGTTCGTCTCGCGCGCATCCGCCGAACCCGACGAACTCGCCCTGGACGCCCTCCGGTTGCAGGGGCGACGGCTCGCCGCTGTCTCGCGCTACATCGCCGACGGCCTTTTCAAGGACGGGTGA
- a CDS encoding lysophospholipid acyltransferase family protein: MFALHQDENSARRAPAIWRTMLNIDRGLVNFVGKLTVTGGVSAELRRRPLLMTANHIGVFDAFVLMAACKRIGINPRFMLAGGILDAPVIGPALRVSGHLRVDRKQASTAIGQFAEATEALRTTRDPLIVYPEGRISHDPGLWPERGKTGAARLALAAGVPVIPISQWGAHEAVYWGTETVDGPADLAPLAKSGLSAPLRRPRFKVHFGEPVDLSEVEPERPGAGVRAHAEIMQAITDGLVPLRRDELDKPRFHDPTRPTDTVSPWKKY, translated from the coding sequence ATGTTCGCGCTGCATCAGGATGAGAATTCGGCTCGCCGCGCCCCGGCCATCTGGCGCACGATGCTGAACATCGACCGGGGGCTGGTCAACTTCGTCGGCAAACTCACCGTGACCGGCGGTGTCTCGGCCGAACTGCGCCGACGGCCCTTGCTGATGACCGCCAACCACATCGGCGTGTTCGACGCGTTCGTGCTGATGGCGGCCTGCAAACGGATCGGCATCAACCCGCGCTTCATGCTGGCGGGCGGCATCCTCGACGCACCGGTCATCGGCCCGGCGCTGCGGGTCAGCGGCCACCTGCGGGTCGACCGCAAACAGGCTTCGACGGCCATCGGCCAGTTCGCCGAAGCGACCGAAGCGCTACGCACCACCCGTGACCCGTTGATCGTCTATCCCGAGGGCCGGATCAGCCACGACCCCGGTCTGTGGCCGGAGCGCGGCAAGACCGGCGCGGCGCGGCTCGCGCTGGCCGCCGGGGTGCCGGTGATCCCGATCAGTCAATGGGGCGCGCACGAAGCCGTGTACTGGGGGACGGAGACCGTCGACGGCCCCGCCGACCTGGCGCCCCTCGCCAAGTCCGGGCTGAGCGCGCCCCTGCGGCGGCCGCGGTTCAAGGTGCATTTCGGCGAGCCGGTGGACCTGTCGGAGGTCGAGCCGGAACGGCCGGGTGCCGGGGTCCGCGCGCACGCCGAGATCATGCAGGCGATCACCGACGGCCTGGTGCCGCTGCGCCGCGACGAACTCGACAAGCCGCGCTTCCACGACCCGACGCGGCCGACCGACACCGTCAGTCCCTGGAAGAAGTACTGA
- a CDS encoding ACT domain-containing protein — protein sequence MRRLAIDVRPGDYAVARLAPDAPVPANLLDPGEPVLISLTRTPEELSVICPAGLAPAGATVEDGWRLLSVRGPLAFTLTGIIAALSSELAAAGVALFSISTFDTDHVLVRAPELERAVKALREAGHEVTV from the coding sequence ATGCGCCGCCTCGCGATCGACGTCCGGCCCGGCGACTACGCGGTCGCCCGCCTAGCCCCGGACGCGCCGGTTCCGGCGAATCTGCTCGACCCCGGCGAGCCCGTGCTGATCTCCCTCACGCGGACGCCCGAGGAGCTGTCGGTGATCTGCCCGGCCGGTCTCGCGCCGGCCGGGGCCACGGTCGAGGACGGCTGGCGGCTGCTTTCGGTCCGCGGTCCGCTGGCCTTCACACTGACCGGCATCATCGCGGCGTTGTCGAGCGAGCTGGCCGCCGCCGGGGTGGCGTTGTTCTCGATCTCCACCTTCGACACCGACCACGTCCTCGTCCGGGCTCCCGAACTCGAGCGCGCGGTGAAGGCGCTCCGGGAAGCCGGGCACGAGGTCACGGTCTGA
- a CDS encoding EamA family transporter: MTAELTAPAQHVAHRGRGVTLILLAALFFGTSGVLGKPAMQAGLSPEQVAVIRIGLSAIVLLGLAAVFRPKLLKVTKREWPLLLAYGSLGVAGVQLLYFLAADRIPVGIAILLAFTSSVLIALWVRFVRRVRLPRAMWAGIALAMTGLVLVAQVWEGLSLDVLGLLAGLGAAVCSAGYFLLGERGVADRDPLGMVTWGMTIGAVLMCVVAPPWTIPWGVLDTPTSFGPWEPPVWPLLIALVLIATVLAYATGMAALRHLPASVASVVGLVEPLVAATAAWLLLGEALSWVQAAGAVVLLTGAYIVQLNANVVQTDSTLLKAP, translated from the coding sequence GTGACCGCCGAACTCACCGCCCCCGCCCAGCACGTCGCGCATCGCGGCCGGGGCGTCACGCTCATCCTGCTCGCCGCGCTCTTCTTCGGGACCTCGGGCGTGCTGGGCAAACCGGCGATGCAGGCGGGGCTGTCCCCGGAGCAGGTCGCGGTGATCCGCATCGGGCTGTCGGCGATCGTGCTGCTCGGGCTGGCCGCCGTCTTCCGGCCGAAACTTCTCAAAGTGACGAAGCGCGAGTGGCCACTGCTGCTGGCGTACGGCTCACTGGGCGTGGCGGGCGTTCAGCTCCTGTACTTCCTCGCGGCCGACCGGATCCCGGTCGGCATCGCGATCCTGCTCGCGTTCACCTCATCGGTGCTGATCGCGCTGTGGGTGCGGTTCGTGCGGCGGGTGCGGTTGCCGAGGGCGATGTGGGCGGGGATCGCGCTGGCGATGACCGGGCTCGTGCTGGTCGCGCAGGTCTGGGAGGGGCTGAGCCTGGACGTCCTCGGGTTGCTCGCGGGGCTGGGCGCGGCCGTCTGTTCGGCGGGTTACTTCCTGCTCGGGGAACGGGGCGTCGCGGACCGCGATCCGCTCGGCATGGTCACCTGGGGGATGACGATCGGCGCGGTCCTGATGTGCGTGGTCGCGCCGCCGTGGACGATTCCGTGGGGCGTGCTCGACACCCCGACGTCGTTCGGGCCGTGGGAGCCGCCGGTGTGGCCGTTGCTGATCGCGCTGGTGCTGATCGCGACCGTCCTCGCCTACGCGACGGGCATGGCGGCGCTGCGTCATCTTCCGGCGTCGGTGGCGAGCGTCGTGGGACTGGTGGAGCCGCTGGTCGCCGCCACCGCGGCCTGGCTGCTGCTGGGCGAGGCGCTCAGCTGGGTGCAGGCCGCGGGCGCGGTGGTGTTGCTGACCGGCGCGTACATCGTCCAGCTGAACGCGAACGTCGTCCAGACGGACTCAACCCTGCTGAAGGCCCCGTAG
- a CDS encoding serine/threonine-protein kinase: MTDEQTRPYGPPQQTQQATGARIVAGRYALLGELGRGGMGVVWRAQDQVIGRQVAIKELKFPNAPEDASVLTERMLREVRSAGRLNDPAVVTVYDVVTENGATCIVMELVEAPTLADLVRDRGPLPAQQVALVGERVLSALRAAHAAGIVHRDVKPANIMVAPDGRVKLTDFGIAHAADDPRLTTSGMIVGSPAFMAPERVEGRDALPESDLWSLGTTLFFAAEGIVAFERSTTAATLHAIMTEAPYLTRIQGPLAAAILGLLVTKPEARMSYDQVRSLLAAAQGVQAQPTPPSGGTAMPHPGLPMTRLAPAPAKRDLRPLWLSLAAVAVIGALVGGIFLGRWMAAPEGNDQAQPTLTYGIDGQVKLGSSGDCFNVPLRAGINLNDGISCDKDHLMEIFAKGSLLDVQSASDDQAQVAAYPGADAVNRIAESLCAATFNSNVVPAAQRSMLIWRPVVPTEAEWNRPLNEEDRSYSRGFLCLLAKADGSQIPAQITTKVK; the protein is encoded by the coding sequence TTGACCGACGAACAGACCCGTCCGTACGGGCCGCCCCAGCAGACGCAGCAGGCCACCGGCGCGCGGATCGTCGCCGGTCGATACGCCCTGCTGGGCGAACTCGGCCGCGGCGGGATGGGCGTCGTCTGGCGCGCGCAGGACCAGGTGATCGGCCGTCAGGTGGCGATCAAGGAGCTGAAGTTCCCGAACGCGCCCGAGGACGCTTCGGTGCTGACGGAGCGGATGCTGCGCGAGGTCCGCTCCGCCGGGCGTCTCAACGACCCGGCCGTGGTCACCGTGTACGACGTCGTCACCGAGAACGGCGCCACCTGCATCGTGATGGAGCTGGTCGAGGCGCCGACGCTGGCCGACCTGGTGCGCGACCGCGGTCCCCTGCCCGCCCAACAGGTCGCGCTGGTGGGGGAGCGGGTGCTGTCCGCGTTGCGGGCCGCGCACGCCGCCGGGATCGTGCACCGCGACGTCAAACCCGCGAACATCATGGTCGCGCCGGACGGCCGGGTGAAGCTCACCGACTTCGGCATCGCGCACGCCGCCGACGACCCGCGCCTGACCACCAGCGGCATGATCGTCGGTTCGCCCGCGTTCATGGCGCCGGAACGGGTCGAAGGCCGCGACGCGCTGCCCGAATCCGACCTCTGGTCACTGGGCACGACGCTGTTCTTCGCCGCGGAGGGCATCGTCGCGTTCGAACGGTCGACCACCGCCGCGACGTTGCACGCGATCATGACCGAGGCCCCGTACCTGACCAGGATCCAGGGCCCGCTGGCCGCCGCGATCCTCGGCCTGCTGGTCACCAAACCCGAAGCGCGGATGTCCTACGACCAGGTACGCAGCCTGCTCGCGGCCGCGCAAGGGGTGCAGGCCCAGCCGACCCCGCCCTCGGGTGGCACGGCGATGCCGCACCCCGGCCTGCCGATGACCCGGCTCGCGCCCGCCCCGGCGAAGCGCGATCTCCGGCCACTGTGGCTGAGCCTCGCCGCGGTCGCCGTGATCGGTGCCCTGGTCGGCGGCATCTTCCTCGGCCGCTGGATGGCCGCGCCCGAAGGGAACGACCAGGCGCAGCCCACCCTGACCTACGGCATCGACGGCCAGGTCAAACTCGGTTCGTCCGGGGACTGCTTCAACGTGCCGCTCAGAGCGGGCATCAACCTCAACGACGGGATCAGCTGCGACAAGGACCACCTGATGGAGATCTTCGCCAAGGGGAGCCTGCTCGACGTCCAGTCCGCTTCCGACGACCAGGCCCAGGTCGCGGCGTATCCCGGTGCGGACGCGGTCAACCGGATCGCCGAGTCGCTGTGCGCGGCGACCTTCAATTCGAACGTCGTCCCGGCGGCACAGCGTTCGATGCTGATCTGGCGTCCCGTGGTGCCGACCGAAGCCGAATGGAACCGGCCGCTCAACGAGGAGGACCGGAGCTACTCCCGCGGGTTCCTTTGCCTGCTCGCCAAGGCCGACGGGAGCCAGATTCCCGCGCAGATCACGACCAAGGTCAAATAG
- the dapA gene encoding 4-hydroxy-tetrahydrodipicolinate synthase, with protein sequence MSTPPTAAPGRPFGRVLTAMATPFDADGALDLKRAQELAEHLVDLGNDGLVVNGTTGESPTTTDAEKAELIRAVVEAVGDRATIVAGAGTNNTAHSIEQVKQAEAAGAHGVLVVTPYYSRPSQAGLYAHFTTVADATELPVMLYDIPPRSIVPIEVDTLLRLAEHPRILAVKDAKGDLIAGSEVIANTQLAYYSGDDGLNLPWLSVGGTGVVSVIGHVVAGRIRGMMDAYESGDTSTARTNHRGMLPVLRAMSRVGGVAFSKAALRLRGFDIGDPRLPIVAANDEQLQAISADLAQGGVPLGESAVSDWHGARVAQADSAAAYTAPTSHTSVGTMPR encoded by the coding sequence ATGTCCACTCCACCTACCGCAGCGCCGGGAAGACCGTTCGGGCGCGTGCTCACCGCGATGGCCACCCCCTTCGACGCCGACGGCGCGCTGGACCTGAAGCGGGCGCAGGAGCTGGCCGAACACCTCGTGGATCTGGGCAACGACGGTCTCGTCGTGAACGGCACGACCGGGGAAAGCCCCACCACGACCGACGCCGAAAAGGCCGAGCTGATCCGCGCGGTCGTCGAAGCCGTCGGTGACCGCGCGACGATCGTCGCCGGGGCGGGCACGAACAACACCGCGCACAGCATCGAGCAGGTGAAGCAGGCCGAAGCGGCGGGCGCCCACGGCGTCCTCGTCGTCACGCCGTACTACTCACGGCCCAGCCAGGCCGGGCTCTACGCGCATTTCACCACCGTCGCCGACGCCACCGAGCTGCCGGTGATGCTCTACGACATCCCGCCGCGCTCGATCGTCCCCATCGAGGTCGACACGCTGCTGCGGCTGGCCGAGCATCCGCGCATCCTCGCGGTCAAGGACGCCAAGGGCGACCTCATCGCCGGTTCCGAGGTCATCGCGAACACCCAGCTCGCCTACTACTCCGGTGACGACGGCCTCAACCTCCCGTGGTTGTCCGTCGGCGGCACCGGCGTGGTCAGCGTGATCGGGCACGTCGTGGCGGGCCGCATCCGCGGCATGATGGACGCCTACGAGTCCGGCGACACCTCGACCGCGCGCACCAACCACCGCGGCATGCTGCCGGTCCTGCGGGCGATGTCCCGCGTCGGCGGGGTCGCGTTCTCGAAGGCGGCGCTGCGGCTGCGCGGCTTCGACATCGGCGACCCGCGCCTGCCCATCGTGGCCGCGAACGACGAGCAACTCCAGGCGATTTCCGCCGATCTCGCCCAGGGAGGCGTGCCGCTCGGCGAAAGCGCCGTCAGTGACTGGCATGGTGCTCGGGTGGCACAAGCAGATTCAGCGGCGGCCTACACGGCGCCGACCTCACATACCAGCGTAGGGACCATGCCTCGGTGA